From the Pleurodeles waltl isolate 20211129_DDA chromosome 6, aPleWal1.hap1.20221129, whole genome shotgun sequence genome, the window tcctgcagatagggaacatgccatctgagggccaaattgtgcaacatgcagcacacaacagcaaTCCTGCAgatcttctcaggggagtagcatagggatccacctgtcaaatgaaagctcctgaacctagccttcaggagcccgaaggtcatTTCAACAATCCTGGTACGCCCATggccatcattgtacctattctcagcccctgttctcagattccttacAGGGGCCAGGAGCCAGGAGAGGTTTGGGTAGTCGGAATCACTTgcaggaagtgagggacacacataagtcctgcacaatggcatggggtatgactccagaaggcatacactgacatacattgggtggggactcaggctcacctgtaagccacactctgtgcctctgtagttgtgccatcagctgtgagacgctgctattcctcaggacaaaggcatcatgaacctacccaggatacttggcattgacatgggagatgtactggttagcaAGGCACACCTTCGGGACATtgagtaagtggaaactcttcctattcctgtacacctgttcattggccctgggggggactcaGGAAATataggtcccgtcaatggccccaattacatgtggtatatgttccATCACATAGAATCCAGCTTTCATAGTGagtaaatcatccacctgggggaatgcgatgtagctgcacatgtgtttaagcatggcggacaaaacccttgcaagcacaatagagaacattggctgtgacattcctgcagccaagtccactgtcacctggaaagagccagttgccagaaaatggagcaatgagagtacctgcacaagagggggtattgctGTGGTGCAAGTGagagcaggtatcagatcaggctccaattgtgcacacagctctgtgattgtggccctgtccagatgataggttagtatgatgtgcctgtcctccagtgtagccaggtccacaaggggtctgtgcacaggtgcttgcctcctcatcctattcctccacagtggttggtacctaagggacccacaagtaagaagggagtgactacAGGAACCATGAACTCACTACAACAGTGTACAGAGCatacttgtatgttggacactagaacTGTATATgtgagtacattcaactacaatgacgcacttttaaatctgtacatgtgtactagcattagaaaatggcacccacctACCCTTtaggcagggacaggtggaagtgaccttactCCGCCAGCGTTCGAGTCATGGCGGGAGGcagtctgcactgctgtgcaattcctcattggctaacatagccctctatggagtatggaaaccaatgatgatcaacctgtggtgatggtgttcacctccgcagatgtgactgccattttatttccaccacttcacttgattcctgactttccacaggacgacatctccactgcatgtgcttctgtgacctgtgtctggaacctgccaggcacgtgcgacaggggaaagggcctcagccttcacgtcaaaagagttggagaggctcatggatggggtcctatccctgtatgggcctccagaccaacaggtgtgtacatcatgggtacattgaATGCTACATGGGTACATGGAGATGTATGAGTGTGCTAGCAGTGTCCCATTGGGGggtgggtatggctggtggcagtgttaatgcaggggtacgggtcatgtgtgtgcctgatgaggggctgatgtagtttgtaggccatatgtgtaacaggctggattgtcttgtttatggtgtcccactgtttgtgtttcttctgcaggtcagcgcccatcagaagaagaggttgtggtgtgccatcgccaaggaagtgcggaccctgggggtcttcagcaagtggagcacccactgcaggaaacggtgggagcacctgagaagctgggccttgaagaccgcagaggcccagctggggacggcccccCACCGATGGAGGGACACCTGTCGGAACCTGACTCCAGAtcacccgcatactggcggtggccaatctgaGTTGGATTGGCCTtttagggcattacagcagccacaagggggtgagtacagtatttttgacaaccatctctgttgcctggcatgggatttgggtgctggACACTAGTCTGTGGATGCCCCAAtttgccagtttagacattgctgcatggtccaactTAGGTAACTAGGGTAAaaagcatgtttttgatagctaggtagctcgctttccatggcagacacGGCTTAGTTGGTCTCActgggtgtgtagctggcagtgtttggctcctacctgctgtggtacttagccagtgGAATGCCAGTTTGGTCTATACTGCCcaatctcagtctcagtgtgtgacagtgatgtgtacgcaatctgtgctgttggtgctgtgattgaccctgtgcaccctttctttctcccccatctctctccctttgtcatcctgtccatgtgtgcattagcatcatctggcgaaggagcaggggcaccgaggagtgagggagctgcagcccatgggaccgagGAGACAGAATCCACCAAcgccgagaggaccagtgggatagagtgtgaggggagcttcacggcaaggacaggaggtgataccactgactctgattcctcctctaatgggagctccctggtggtggcggacccctctgggaccaccccagctacaggttctaccaccacccccgtaccagcaccgccctcccagtagtcccccactcagttgcctgtgcccgctcacccaggggggtgggcatcttcttcgccccaggcacctcatgccctgccctagccagccctgctgccctcaatgaggaggctattgacctcctcagatccatctctgtagggcagtcaaccatagtgaatgccatacagggggctggcatcccagatgcagcaatgtcttcctggagggcattcaaagtggcttggtggccctacagagatcgtttcaggatctggcctcttcactgacggcagccattgtccctgtttctcccgtcccacctccaactaccacttcccagtctcctcacccctaaccaatcccatgcacaccttcagacaagcatccacacaaaacatcacacaaaactcacacagacaaacacaggcagcacacttcagtccacatgcactcacacagatgcacacacacaacatcatccactgcctccaatgtctcctcctcctccctcacagtcacatccgcactccctGAATATGCCAcatacacagccttgcccacagtcaccacaacagcagacccgcagacatgcatcccacaaaccacatgcgcagtcaccacctccaccatctccacatcatgcagcacacccacctcacttgcagacaccagcacaacattcaaccacacgtcctgtttgtcctcgccaccctgtctgccccaacagccatccacctcacacacatgcacactgtccatgcacctccacccaagtccagcacaccgcctcctcctacaacccctccctctacctccactcccatctctcctctcacatcccgccccattggcctaagaagcttttcctttcctgccttgacctcttccctcccttctACCctctcctgcccgtaagaggaaggtcccactccCCCAGGACAGCacctcaagcacacagtctgacattgtaccacccccaaagtctccggtagctactaaggggcacatgagtgcgacaccggccccctgccccaaggacactcctccaacCGCAAAACGGAGAGCTGAAGTGCcgcccctcccaaacagacaaccaacagcatggagccacctccaacacCTAGGGCCAAGAAGACCCCTTCCAAGACCAAGGGCAAAGAGcccccaacaaaaacaaagcccaaggaggccccaacaaagacaaagcccaaggaggcaccAACAAGGACAAAGCCAAATGAcatccccccagaaccagtggccaaggacagccctcaagAACCACTGGCCAATgacatccctccagaaccagtggccaaggacagccctcaagaaccagtggctaaggacacccctcaagaaccagtggccaagtacACCGCTCAAGAACCTGTGGCCAAGGACAgtcctccaaaaccagtggccaaggacagccctccagaaccagtagccaaggacagccctccagaaccagtggccaaggacatccctccagaaccagtggccaaggacacccctcaagaCCCAGaggccaaggacagccctccagaaccagtgggcaaggagccccctcagtaaccaatgGGCaagtgtcccctccagaaccactgggctaggatccccctcagtatccagcgggcaggagccccctcagtatccagtgggcaaggagctctctcagtaaccagtgggcaagggtcccctccagaaccaatgggcaaggagcctcctcagtaaccagtgggcaagggtccccctccagaatcagtgggctagAAGCCCCCCAGtatccagtgggctaggagccccctcagtatccagtgggctaggagccccctcagtatccagtggacaAGGACCCccttcagtaaccagtgggcaagggtcccctccagaaccactgggctaggatccccctcagtatccagcgggcaggagccccctcagtatccagtgggcaaggagctctctcagtaaccagtgggcaagggtcccctccaggaccagtgggcaaggagcctcctcagtaaccagtggtcaagggtccctctccagaaccagtgggctagaagCCCCCCAGtatccagtgggctaggagcccccttagtttccagtgggctaggagccccctcagtatccagtggacaAGGACCCccttcagtaaccagtgggcaagggtcccctccagaactaatgggctaggagccccctcagtatccagtgagcAAAAGCCTCCCTCAGTATccagtaggcaaggagccccctaagtatccagtgggcaaggagcccttctagaaccagtgggcaaggagccccctccaaatgAGATGCAACCCCTACCTCCCCTACCCCAAGTGTGGGGTATATCAGACACCTTTAAGTCTGACAATGGGCCACCATTCAATAGCAAGCAGTTCAAGGAGTTTCTGACCGGATTCAATGTCAACCATCAGAAAAGCACACCCTATTCGCAGCAGGCTAACTGTGTCATAGAACGTTTTATGGGAACCCTAAAACAAGTGATCCAATGTGCCTCGATATAAGGAATTGATCTGAGTCAGGTCTTATGTCAATCTCTCCATGCCTACCGTTATGCTCCTCACTCTACCATCGGTAAGAGTCCTGACACTTTGATGTTTGGCAGAGCTATAAGAAACCAAACTAACAGAGTGGACCACTGAAAGAATCCAGATGACAAAGAGGTTTGCTCTGCTGACACTGCTGGAAAACATCAAATGAAGACATATGCTGATCAAGGCTGGCAAGCTCAGGAGATCGCCTTTGCAAAAGGTGACTGGGTTCTCGTCAAGCAAAAACAGAAGCAAAAGACAGATCCTCTGTTTGATAATGGTACAATGTCCTGGCAAATCCATCACAAGGGGCTCGTCACATTTCAGACATCTATCTTGACGATCATTGGTCCCTGTAACTCCAGCTGAAGCTGCTCTACCTGAAGGCACAGATCAGACATTAGACCCTGTCATCTCTGTGTCCACTCTGGGCCCAGTTCAACTACCTCATATCATGCAGTCTGGCCGAACTGTGCGAGCACCTCAATGACTGATCAAAGAAATGAATGCTgtaattgtttttaccttgttattTAACAAGGGTGAGATGTAGTGCCTTACGACTGTGAGTTCTAGGACCCTACAGCCCTGGGCAGATTCAATGAAAGAATTACGTAATCATATGGGAGGTGTTAACATGGTTATTAACGGTTATGAGACAAtgagaagtttcagtttgaaaggtGTACGCCGATGAATAAAGATGTTTGTtatgagctctgtgtgtggcatgttcTTGTGCCTGCGCCTGGGCTGGGGAGGATGCAACAGTAATCACTATactcataaaaataaaacaagaaagcaCGTTTCTTCTCGGAAAACTTGCACTTAAAGTTTCAACTTTAATGGTGCGGTGTTACGACCAGAGCTGACGACTTTGGACCTGTGGAACCTGGTTCCAGTCTCAGTGTCGACTGTACCTCCTGTGATCCTGAATACTTCAATTGATCTAATAAATGAATGTAACCTTATGTAATGTAACTTGTGACCATTTAAAGTGATCCTGTGCTCTTGGGCCAAGTTGGGGCTAAACGTGAGTCAGGGAAGGCTTTAAAGCAAGACTCAGGATGGGGAGCAGCACACAGAAGAGATGAGGAAGGTGCTAGAAGTGGGTGGTAAGCAAAGGATGTGGTGTTATTGCAAGAGTTGCcggctttggagctggggaaccaagtTCAAGTCCTGGCATCGGATGAACATCCCTTGATCCTGGACACAGCACCCTATTGCATCACAGTAGTAGTATAATTGAGCAATGATACACTCACCTTTTTCCAGGCTTTCTTCTTTATATTGAGGTAACATTATGCCCTCCAGTGCTGCATTTTTATAGGGTTGCTTTCTTTGAAACTTGTATGCTGTGTGCCATGTTTGACATGTTTGAAAGGAGGCCTTTGTTTTTCTAGTCTCCCATCTTTACAAGGTTGTCcctatgtatttatatattgtttTCACTTGTCTTCTTTCCTACAATACTAGTTTAGTTGAGGAGTTGTGTGTGTAATGCAGCCAGTCAATCCTCCTTCACATTTTCTCCAGACGCCAGGTGAACCTCCGATTCCATGGAAACAATACCATGATGCATTTAAGTCATATTTGCATGCTATTGGAGCTTTAGGTTTTGGTCCAgagaggaaaatatttattttgctctATTCATTGGGCTTTGATAAGAGAGATATTGTGAAACTTTGACCAGATTCGGTGGTAGTATAGGATGAAGAGATGAATGTTCAAGAAGCTTAGAGATAGGTTTGATGATCAACCCAGCGCATGAGTTTCTTAAAAGGCTTCAAAGTCCAGGAAAAACAATTGGTTTATACATTTCTCTCTTAGGCAATTCAAAGCCCATTCTCAATTTGGAAATCTTGCTGAGCAGTTAGTTAGGGACTGGTTCATCAGTCATTGTAATGATAAACGTGTACAGAAGAAATTATTGAGCATGGCAAACCTGTCCTTGGAAGACACTGTTAAAACTGCGAAAAGCATTGAACTTTCTCAGATTTCAGTAAAAGAGTTGGACAGCAAGTCTGATGATCAAGTTGGGGTTGTTAAGGAGTCTCATGAAAAACAATTGAAGTAGACTAAGAATAAAAATGGGGTAGCCTAAACCATTTTTTCtcaacaaaatatttgttttagatgtccATTCTTTACTCAActaaatatttgttttagatgtggtaatctTGCTCTTGCAAGAGCAGTAGCCAATGTCCTGCACAAAATTGTTTTGATGAGTCTGCAACAAATGTAGACATTTTGCTAAGGTGTGTCAAAGTTCCCAGAGGAACACTTTGAATAAAGACACATGTTTTGGATGAAAATGACCAGGTCACTGATGAAACATTGGAGAATGATCTACGAGAAATGGTTTTGGCTGTCAAGAATCAGGAAGTCAAAGAAGGTGACCCAAATTATTGTGTGGATCCATATGTTGACATTCAAGTGGGTGATAAAGTGTTGAACAGCAAGTCTGATGATCAAGTTGAGGTTATTAAGGAGTCTCCTGAAAAATGGAGTAGCTTAAaccatttttttttcaacaaaatatttgttttagatgtccATTTTTTCtcaacaaaatatttgttttagatgtggtaatgtTGCTCTTGGCAAGAGCAATAGACAATGTCctgcaaaaaaatagttttttctgagTCTGTAACAAATATagacattttgctagggtgtgtcaAAGTTCCCAGAGGAACACTTTGACTAACGACGCATGTGTTGGATGATAATGACCATGTCACTGATGAAACAATGGAGAATGATCTACGAGAAATGGTTTTGGCTGTCAAGAAGCAGGAAGTCAAAGAAGGTAACCCAAATTATTGTGGGGATCCATATGTTGACATTCAAGTAGGTGATAAAGTGTTGAACATTTTGTTTGACTCAGGTGCTCATATTACGAGGATCACTCAAGAATATTATGAGAAACTGTTGGGTGCAAGGCCTTTGCTTCCACCTGATCATTGACCTGTTTGGTATGAAGGATGGAAAATTGATTTGTTGGGTTTCATTGAGGAACTTTGAATTCAAAGGAAGGataattgcaggaaaaagttatattgTGGTGAATAGTCTTAACACTTTAGGATTGTTTCACCGggggttgtttggaattgttctaAAACTTTGAACCTAGGTACAGAGATTGGTTGTGAGGTGTGATAAAGAAATTGAAAACATTATGAATAACTTTCCTCATATTTTCTCTGGTGACCTTGGAACAATGAAACATTtggtacataaaataaaaatgaaggatGGTGCTCAACAAGTGAAGCACAAGTTGAAGTGAGATTCTTTTAGTATTTATATGGATGTGGAGTTAGAACTCAGTTCCCTATGTTCCAAAGGGAGTCACCACTTTGGCTATTAGCTTTTGTGGTGGCCCGAAAGCAGAATGGTGATTTAGGAGTGTGTGTAGACCTTTGTTGTTTAAGCAAGAGGTCTGGGTCGATCAACACAGTTTACCCAATGTCACTGAAATGTTGTCCAGTTTGATAGAATGTAAGTGGTTTACTAAATTGGAATCTACATCAGCCTATCACCAGGTTGAACTAGATCTGGAGTCATGCCATCTGATTGCATTTGTGTCACCATTTGGTGCATAAAAATTTCTgttggatgccttttgggttggcatcCACAGTGTCTGTTTTTCAGAGATTCATGTGTTAGATTTTAAAAGGGGATTTCTGGATTTTTGATTTTCCAAGATGATGTCCTTATTTTATCTGACAGTCATGAGGCACATGGCAAACATCTTGATTACGTTTTGACCTAGTTTCAACAGTATGGGGTAGTGTAGAAATGTGaaaaatgtgtgctccttttggagAAGGTGGAATATTTGGAATGTGGTTTCTCGAGAGCGAGTCCAACCTAAGCCAAGGTTTGTCAAGAGTATTGTAGAAGTGAGTCCTCCATGTGACATGGctgagttaaaatcatttttaagTCTCTGTGAATTTTATTCCTGTTTCATGCCTGATTTTGCATCAAGACAAAATACATTATTCAATGTGCTCAAGAAGGGAGTAGTGTTCACTGGAATGTTgtgtgtcaagaaacatgtgaatgGATTAAGAAACAATTAACAGGGTCTAAAACCTTGAAGCTCTATGATCCCGAGTTGCCATGTGTGGTCACATTCATTTCCAACAATATTGAATTGCGTGTTGTTCTGAATCAGACTGGCTATGGGATGTACTTCTTGTGTGTTGAATGATGTGGAAATGTATTATTCTGTGATTGAAAATGAGTTGGCTTGCTGGGGGCAGTCACAAAATGTAACTACCTTTAGGGTAAAAGATGTATAATAaagactgatcacaaaccattgatttaCATATTTGGAGGAAAGAATGTGATGCCCAGGATTGCAAGATTCTCAACCAAGCTTCTGCAGTACAATTTTGATATTGAGCACATTCCAGGTAGGAAGAATCTTTGTGCAGATATTTTATCTATGCTTCTGTTAGAAGAGATAAGTGGTGATGTTTCAAGTAAGAGGGAGGATGAAGACATAGCAGACAGTATTGTGGCAGCAGTTAAACTCTGTGGTGTTCGCAAGTTTTCAGAGGAGGTGTGGAAATCAGCACTAagtgatgaagggccagatgtaggtagttccgattttgcgaatcggaaattgcgagtcggtgcgactcgcaatttccgattcgcaaaatcagatgtaGAACGGTgactcagacaccgtctgcgattcgctatggggtcgcaaagacccacctcattaatattaatgaggtgggtcgcattttgcgaccccatagggagtccctgcactcacagggatggtggcctgctgaaggaaaaaggaaaggaaaacgagttgcaaaataaaaaaaataacaaaaccatttggttttggtttttcagagcaggcagtggtccattggaccactgcctgctctgaaaacccctttttggcaacattcacaaaggggaaggggtcccatgcggaccccttcccttttgtaaatgggttaccaccagtgtgacactggtggtaactgtgaattgctttgcgaccacattcgcggtcacaaagcaatttagcatagcgatgcgagttgcaaataggaaggggacaccccttcctatttgcgagtcgcaaattgtgaatgagcatcgcgatcggcattttgcatggcacaaactgcgattttcacagtttgtaccatgcaaaatgcttcctacatctggcccgaagttctTAACAAGGTGATAAATCATTCTGTGTCAGGGTGGCCTAGTGAGATGAATTTGGACAGAACTTTCAACCCTTTGTTATAGTTGCTAATGAATTAACAGTGCAAGATGGGTTGTTGTTCAGAGTTGACAAGTTTATTCCTCCATCCAACTTAGGGGTGGAATTGTTGCCAAGGATCATGAGGGACATTTGGGTTGTATTTTGATTGAGGGACACAATAGAACGTTTTTCTGGTGGCCTATTATGGCTAAGGAAAAAGATCAGATTATTGAACATTGTATTGTGTGTGGTTGTGCACATAAGTCTTTCAGAGTTAGATTGCCAGC encodes:
- the LOC138301613 gene encoding uncharacterized protein, which encodes MEPPPTPRAKKTPSKTKGKEPPTKTKPKEAPTKTKPKEAPTRTKPNDIPPEPVAKDSPQEPLANDIPPEPVAKDSPQEPVAKDTPQEPVAKYTAQEPVAKDSPPKPVAKDSPPEPVAKDSPPEPVAKDIPPEPVAKDTPQDPEAKDSPPEPVGKEPPQ